ATACGCAGCACGGCTGGTTCCTGCTCGGGTTACGCTTGCGACAGTTTCTCTTATTCCTATACACGCGGCTCCCCAGCGAGGGCAAGGTGGCGCAAGGTGCTTTACGTTCGGAGTGGACGGTTCTACTTTTCGTGAAAGCGTCCTCGGGAGGAGCAATGCGCGAGTCCAGACTGAACAGCAAGTCGCAAATCGTCGTCCCCGCGTCCGTGCGGCATCTGGGCCTTGAACCCGGCGACAGGGTCAGGTTCGAGCCGCATGCCGAGGGGTACCTTCTTCTCAAATCCCAAGACGCCCCGTCATGGGTCGACCAACTGGTGTCGTTAGGCGGTGGCGAACTGCGTGGGTACGCCGAGCAACTGCTGCGCGAACGTCACGCGGAAGTTGACGAGTGCCGCGTTAGCGACGAGCCGATGACTTAGCGGCAGCGGATGGAAGCCTTCCGCGGAGACCAGTGGAACGGCGCTGGGACGAACTTCGGCGCGATCGCGACACATGCGATCTAGACGGCACCTGACCGGCTCGCCAACTGGGCGGGCCGGTTGTAGTTTGGGGCTGATTGCGGCGGACGCGGCTACAGGGCAGGGGATGATGCAACTGGATCCCAGCATTCTGGAAAAACGCGAGGTGATCAAGCGCATCGCGGCGGAGCACGGCGCGGGCAACGTTCGCATCTTCGGCTCGCGTGCGCGCGGCGATGCAAGGCCGGACAGCGACGTAGACCTGCTCGTCGAGCCGGGTCCGGCGATCAGCTCGTGGTTTCCCGCCGGGCTCGTGCTGGACCTCGAGGAACTGCTCGGGTTTCGAGTGGACGTCGTGACGGATCGGGGTTTGCGCCCGGAACTGCGGGACAGGGTGATGGGCGAAGCCGTTCAGCTGTAACGGAGCAAGTTCCCGAGTTGAAGGCAGAAGTCGAAAAGATGCTCGATGAGCTCCCCGGGAGCTGATCGCACACAGGCGCAATTCATCGACGGAATCGCGTGTTCAAGAAGATCCTGGTTGCCAACCGCGGAGAGATCGCGCTCCGCGTCATCCGCGCGGCGCACGAGCTGGGGGTGCAGGCCGTCGCCGTGTACTCCGAGGCCGACCGCCTGGCGCCCCACGTGCTGGCCGCCGACGAGGCGTACCTGATCGGCCCGGCGCCCAGCGCGCAGAGCTATCTGAAGGTCGACGTGCTCATCGACGTCGCCAGGCGCTCCGGCGCCGAGGCCATCCACCCCGGCTACGGCTTCCTTTCCGAGCGGGCCCACTTCATCCAGGCCGTGCGCGACGCGGGGCTCGTGTTCATTGGCCCGTCGCCCGAGGCGGTGACGGAGATGGGCGACAAGACGGCGGCGCGGCGGCGGGTGATCGCGGCCGGCGTGCCCGTGGTCCCC
This Longimicrobium sp. DNA region includes the following protein-coding sequences:
- a CDS encoding nucleotidyltransferase family protein, with protein sequence MQLDPSILEKREVIKRIAAEHGAGNVRIFGSRARGDARPDSDVDLLVEPGPAISSWFPAGLVLDLEELLGFRVDVVTDRGLRPELRDRVMGEAVQL
- a CDS encoding AbrB/MazE/SpoVT family DNA-binding domain-containing protein → MRESRLNSKSQIVVPASVRHLGLEPGDRVRFEPHAEGYLLLKSQDAPSWVDQLVSLGGGELRGYAEQLLRERHAEVDECRVSDEPMT